Genomic window (Lewinellaceae bacterium):
CGCTTAAAATTAAACGGTGCAGGCGTCACCTCCTGCCAGTACCCTTCCAGGCTGGAATCCCAGATGCTGCGTTTGTAGATGAACTGGTATTTTCGGGAAAACTGCTGGGGGGAAGCGCCCTGCTCGATAGCGGCTTCCTCCTCTTGCGTCCAGGTAGGATCCACTTCTTCCAGGTAGATGGAGTTGTCCTGGTACCGCTGCCCGCGCAGTTGCATCTGCACGATGCTGTCGGCGCTGATGTGGATGTAAGACCGGCCTTTGATGTATTTCTCGTTTACTTCCAGATAGAGCTGAAAACGGTAGCCCTGCTTGGAATAAATGCCTCCTTCGGTGATGGTTCCTTCCCACAGGCCGGAAAGGCCCGCCAGGGTTTTCTGGGCGCTGAGTGGCAAGAATGAAATAGTAGCGAGGATGATCGGGAGCGCAGCTTTCATGTTGGGTATTCTTTTGGGCCAAAGATACAGAAAAAGCTACTATTCGTTTTCGGTAATGGGTGAATTGGGGCCAGGAGCAGGCCAACGTGCCTTTTAGGTGGAGGAAGGATAGACGGCCCACCAACATCGCAGGCGCAGCAACAATTTAACCAGGAAACCATATAACCATGTCCCCCCTCCCCAACATCGCAGGCATAGCAACAATTTAACCAGGAAACCATATAACCATGTCCCCCCTCCCCAACATCGCAGGCGTAGCAAACAATGAAACAATTAAACCATCCAACAATGCCCCCCCCCTTTACTCCGCCATCTCCTCCACATAAGCCCTCAAATCCTCCAACTGCTGGCGGCTCATCTTTTCCAGGGTATAATTCGGCATATAGGCTTTCTTTCCCGGGATAGGCGAAGTGCCATAACGGGCCACCTGATATACCGAGTAGCGCGTATACTGTGGAAAGTGCTTTTTCAGGTATTGAAAAGTCGTTTTGGCATGATCGAGTTTAAAAAAGGAGTACCGTTCCTTTTCGTGGCAGTGGAGGCAGCTCAGTTCGTAGACCAGTTTGCCGTTGGCGGGGTCGCCTTCGATGTTTTCGTACCCTTCCCGGCGGTCTTTGGGCGGCTCGGCGAAGGTAGCCGGAGAAGCCTGCAGGTAGTGGGACTTAAGGAGTTCAATGGCTGTTTCTTTATTTTTTCCGGTGGCCAGGGCGGTATTGACCTGTTTGTATTCTTTATCGCTAAGCGCCAGGTCCTTCATTTTAAGCCCGATCGTCCAGAGGTAGGCCAGCACGGACTCCATTTCCCAGGGTTCCAGGGCGCGGCCTTGTGAGCACTCTACGGCGCACAACTGAATGGCTTCGCGGAGGTTGTTGCGGGCCGGGGCCACCAGGCCGCCGTACTTTTTTTCGTAATCGCCGTTGTAAAAGCTCGTCCGGTTGACAATCCCATAGAGGGCCGATCCCTGGAGGAAGGGCAGGCCCATTTCCCGGGCGTACAACAGCCGGGCCTGGGGGTCGGCCACCGACAGGTCGGGGTCCTCTTTTTGGATATTGTGGCAGCTGGTGCAGACGAAATGCTTGCTTTGTTTGGAAAGCCGCCCGCCTCCCGGCTTATGGGCGAAACCGGTGAGCACCAGCGCCCGGCCCCGTTCTGCTGAAACACCAGCGACCGCAGTGTCCACTTGATGAGCTACCGGTTCATCCCCCAGTTTTTCCAAGACTTCGGCTACCGGTTCATCGGCCAGCATTCTAACGCTGGAAGAAAGTCGGAAGCCGGAAATCGGAAGTCGGAATGGCACCGGGCCTTCCGCCACTTTTTGGCCATCAATCGTGCCCAACGTTAGACGGATAGCCGGTTTATTTGCATCCGCCAGATAGGCAGGCGGTTGCAGGCTTAGAAAAAGCGTGGCGCAAAGGGTTATACTGAATAGTAAAAGTGCTTTCTTCATGGCTGTAATCAATTATCTCAAAGATTAAACACCCTGGAAATGGTAAAGCCCAGGCGGAATTCCCCATCCAGCCAGTTGGTGGTGGTATAGGGGATGTAATCCGTTTCCATGATCCCGGTTGCGTTGGTGAAATTGACCTGAAAGAGGTGCCCGCCGGTGTCGATCTCCAGGCCCAGGCCCATGGCCGGGTAGAAGCCGTTGTCGGTAGAGCGGCTGTTCGCCAGGGGAACCGTAACGTCGGCAATGATGCCGAGCACCCGGCTCAACTGTATCCTTGCGCCGGCGCCCACGCTGAACAGCCCGGCCTCATCCTCAAAAGGCACGAGGTTGCGGTGGGTATACCCCGGCACAAGCTGCAGGGAAAGCCCGTCCGAGAATTTCCGGGCGATGAGCAACTGCCCGGTGAAAGCCATGCGGTGGAAAAACTTCGGAAAGCTGCGCAGCACATCCGGGTTGTTTTCAATGCGATTAGCCGTCGAAAGAGAACTGACTCCCAGAACCGTCAGGGTAACCGGCGTTCCTTCCCCTTCCTTCTGCCGCAAGAGCCGGTACTTGAACACCCCATTGGCCAATTGCCGCAGCCCGGCCTGCCCCTGAGGCATCGACCCAGCCCCCTTGGTGCGGTACAGGCCAGCGGTGAGGTTGTCGGTAAATCCGTACTCTGCCCCGATCATAACGTCGGTGGCGTTCTCCAATCCGTAAAAAGTCGGCCAGCCTCCATTATCCCCCAACAGGTCTCCGAAGCGGTGCCCGATTCGGATATCGAGGCGCCGTTTCGCCAGGGTTTCCACACTGTGGATGTTGACGATCCGGGAATCTTTAAAGGTTTGGTAGGCGTAATCCTGGGCGTTCAAACTTTGGCTCAGCGCCAGGGTAAAAAAACAAAGCAGCATCTTTTTCATGTCGACGATTCTATTTTTCCGGAAAATCATTTTCCAGCCAGCACTGTATCAGTTCCAATTCGAATTGAGTCAGGCTCTTAGGGCGGCCGGCCGGCGCAAAAGAAGGAGGCATCCCCAGGTTGGGGTCGCCCCGCAGGTCGAGGACTTTTTCTTTGAAGCGGCCGGACAGCACCACATTAATTACCCCTTCATAGCCGGTATATACGCCCGGGGCGGAACCGTCCAGATGGCAGCCGCTGTAGGCGCAGGTGTTGTCAATGATCGTTTTGACAGAACCCTCGTAGGTGGGGATGGAATCCATGCAGGACTCCGGCAGGGTGGGCTCCGGCAACTCGTCGCTTACGCAGGAAGGGGAAAAAACAGCTAATGCCATACCGGAGCACAACATCCAGAGAAAAATTCTTCTGTTCATCACATTTCTTTTGTCGGATAAGAACGTCCATAACCTACGGAGGGGAGCGGATTATTGTTGCTTTGGGAAAAGCCTTTTTTCTGATGCCACAAGCAACGGGGAAGCAAGGCAAGAAGCTTTTTTTCTTATTTATACTCAGACTAATTAGAGATGTTGGCCAATCCGTTGAACCAAGAAGGGCGCTCAGATGTATAAGAAAAGGTCAGAATATTCTAATTTTGTACCCTTAGTACACTGTAAACTAAGTAACTTTCCGTTTTGGCAGTGCCTTTTGGCGAAATGCTGCGTTGTTCGATCGGTCAGGTAGCTATGGCTACCCTCCCTCCTCACGCCTTGCCTTTCACCAAAATGCCCATCCCAAAACAGTAAAGAACTTAATTTACAGTGTACTCAGACAATTTTTGCAAAAAATAAACCAAGATTGATATGTACCCAGCGGAACTAACAATGCCCATGGCCCAAGACCTGACTAACTACGGTTTTGAAAGCCTGACTACCGCAGCGCAGGTTGATGAAGCGCTCGACAATACCGAAGGAACCGTTATGGTTGTGGTCAACTCCGTTTGCGGATGCGCCGCCGCCAACGCCCGCCCGGGCGCCAAGCTGGCCATCCAGCACGACAAAAAGCCGGAGCGCACCGTGACTGTCTTCGCCGGCGTAGATCACGAGGCCACGAGCCGGGCGCGGGAATACATGCTGCCCTACCCGCCCTCCTCTCCTTCCATCGCTCTTTTCAAGGATGGGAAACTGGTGCACTTTCTGGAGCGCCACCACATCGAAGGGCGCTCGGCGGAGATCATCGCCGCCAACCTGAAAATGGCCTTCGACCGTTACTGTTAGTTTTTTGCCGGTTTTTTGTTGCTCCCGGCTCTGCCAATAAGTAACAAAAAACCGGCAATCTTCCATCATCTGGCACCGGGAGCTACCAGCCTAGCGCTGGACAGTTTTGGTAGTCAATGGGTTGTCGATCCCTGATCTCCGAACAATTGACCTTTTTGGACTTTGGACGCTCGCGTAAACGCGACCAAAACCAGTGTCAAAGTCGAAAATCGGAAGGCGGAAGGCGGAAAAACCGCCGAAGAATGCCTGTTTTAGGCCTTGTTCCGACTTCCGAATTCCCACCCCGACCTCCTTCGTCGGTACGGGACTTCCTTCGGTCGCTTCCGACTTCAACGCCAGTTCGTCCAAAGTCCAAGACCTTCCAACAACCTGCCCCTCAGGCAATAACCCTGTCTCATGGGTAACTTCTCAATACATGGAAATAAAACCTGTCGTCCTTACAGGACTAAACCAATGCCCAACCCTATTCCAGGGCCTTACGGCCCTGGCAATAGCCTTTCGTTCCTACGGAACTGGCCGCATAAGGAGATTTATTGAGAACTTACGTCTCAGGGCGCCAGGCGCTCTGCCTTCCAAGCCCCATTCCCTTCCAAACGATATCGGATGCGGTCGTGCAACCGGCTGCTTCTCCCCTGCCAAAATTCTACGCTGGTTGGAGTCAGAGCATAGCCTCCCCAATAATGGGGCCGGGGCAGATGGGGCACTGCTGCATACTGCCCGGCCAAATCTTCTGCTTTTTGCTCCAGGATACTTCTGGATACGATGGGGGAACTTTGCGGCGATGCCCAGGCGCCAATCTGGCTGCCCTTTGGCCGCGATTGAAAATAGAGGGTGGAAGCTTCCGGGCTTATCTTTTTGACGGTGCCCTCCACGCGGACCTGCCGTTGCAACTCATGCCAGAGAAAAACCAGCGCCGCCCGGGGGTTTTGCTCCAGTTCCCGGCCCTTGCGGCTGTTGTAGTTCGTAAAAAACACGAAACCTTCCTCTTCCACGCCTTTGAGCAGGACAATCCGCGCCGAGGGTTTTCCTTCGGGGGTGCAGGTAGCCAGTGTCATCGCATTGGGTTCGGGCACCTGGGCTTCAACCGCCTGCTCAAACCAGGCCCGGAACTGTGCCAGCGGCTCCGCGCTGACGCCTTCCAACTCGAGGGTATGGGCGGTATAATCTTTCCTCAGCTTTTGTATATCCAGCATCTTTATTTCTTTTTCTCATCAACAGTACCGGAGAAAAGTGGTTGAAGAACCAGCCAAATAAAAAAGCCCTGCCATACCAGGATGACAGGGGCCTAACGATAAACAAACACTATGAACAACACTAAGCTTTTCTCGGCAAGGGACAACCAGAAACGGCAAGCATTCCATTTCGAACAAACACGGTCCCGGCCAGAATATATCTTTGCTTTTTGCGCTTTTTTTATTCGCCAATTCCTCAACCCATACAAAGCAAAGGAATGGATGGCATCTTTTTTAGTCAAAAATCACAAAATTGTGACATGGCAAATAGTTGTTGCCCCATTTTATTCAACCCTCTGTGCTATTCTAAAACCGTCGAAACGGTAGCATCTTTATCTTCACCGCCCCGGAAAAGCTTCAGGATTCCCAGGCGCAGGCGATAGGACAGCAAGAACATTACCGGCACCACAATGAGGGTCAGAAATGTTGCAAAGATCAGGCCGTAGATCACCGTCCATGCCATAGGGCCCCAGATCGCCGTATTATCCCCGCCGATAAAAATCTGCGGGTCGAGGTCGGTGATCAGCGTGAAGAAGTTGAAATTGAAGCCGACCGCCAGTGGTATGAGGCCCAACACCGTGGTAATGGCAGTCAGCAGCACCGGCCGCAGGCGCGTGGCGCCGGCCCGTACGATCGCCTCTTTCATATCTTCGACCGACAAGTCCTGGTTTTTGCCATACCCCAGCTTCTCCTTCCGGCGGCTGACCAGCAGGTTGGTGTAATCGATCAGCACGATGGCGTTGTTCACGACCACACCCGCCAGGGAGATGATGCCTACGCCGGTGAAGATCACCGAAATATCGCGGCCCGAAAAGGCATAACCCAGGAAGACCCCGATGGTGCTGAACAGCACGGAAAGGATGATGATAAAGGGAGAAGACACCGAGTTGAACTGGGCGACGATAATGATAAAGATAGAGAACAGGGCAATGAGGAAGGCCATGTTGAGGAAGCCCATATCTTCCGCCTGCTGTTGCTGTTCGCCGGTAAACTCGTAAGAGTAGCCGGTTGGAAGCGGGTATTGCTCCATCCAGCCTCTCATTTCCTCGATGATCTCATTGGCGTTGTAGCCCTCCAGCACGTTGGAGTAAACGGTAATGACGCGGTCCAGGTCCTTGCGCTTTATCGAACTGTACGTCGAAGTATACTGAATGTCGGCCACTGCTGATATAGGCACCTGAGAGATTTGCCCCGTCGCCGGGCTGCGGAAAGTGATCTTTTGATTCAGCAGGTTGTCGATGTCATTGCGGTAAGATTCGTCGAGGCGCACAAAGATCGGATACTCGTCTTCTCCTTCTTTGAACTTGGAGACTTCCTTGCCGAAGACGGAAGTGCGAATAGCATTGGCGATATCAAAAGTAGAGATTTCGTAACGCCGGGCCGCTTCCCGGTCGATATTGACGATCAGTTCCGGCTTCCCGATCTTCACATCCGCCTGCAGTTCCTCGACTCCCGGGATGTTTTTGCTGTTGAAAAACTTAATGAGGTCTTCAGACAGGAGGGCCAGCCGGTCGATGTCCTCTCCCTGAATTTCCAGGTTGATCGGTTTGCCGGCTGAAGGGCCGTCGGCATTCTTGTCGACGGTAATCTTCACTCCCGGAATACCCCGTACGGCTTCCCGGATCTTTTCCATCACCTCGAAAGTAGACACGCCTCCCCGTTCGTTAGCCGGCACAAAAGAGACGGTCAGGCGGGCCTTGTTCGGCGAGGCGCCTGGTTCGGGCGGGGTGTTGGGGTCAGCGGTATTCTCCCCGATTTGGGTGAGCACGGCCTCCACAATGCCGGAATAAGGCTCGATGATCTTCTGAATCCGCGTTTCCAGCTCGCGGGCCACCCTATTGGTGGCTTCAATGTCTTTGCCCAGGGGCAGCTCGACAAAAGCGTTGATGTATATGGGGTCGGCCGATGGGAAAAATATGACCTTGGGGGCATTGACCGCCAGTAAGGCAATCGCTGCAAACAGCAGCACGAATGTACCTCCAAAGATCACTCCCGGGACGTTCAGCGCCCGGCGGGCAAAACGGTCGTAGGCATTTTCCAGGACGGGCAGAAACCTGTTCTGGAAATAGAAAGCCGAAGGCCGAAGGATGAACCAGTTCAACAGGATGATGCCCGCGCCGATGGCCAGGAAATT
Coding sequences:
- a CDS encoding c-type cytochrome; this encodes MLADEPVAEVLEKLGDEPVAHQVDTAVAGVSAERGRALVLTGFAHKPGGGRLSKQSKHFVCTSCHNIQKEDPDLSVADPQARLLYAREMGLPFLQGSALYGIVNRTSFYNGDYEKKYGGLVAPARNNLREAIQLCAVECSQGRALEPWEMESVLAYLWTIGLKMKDLALSDKEYKQVNTALATGKNKETAIELLKSHYLQASPATFAEPPKDRREGYENIEGDPANGKLVYELSCLHCHEKERYSFFKLDHAKTTFQYLKKHFPQYTRYSVYQVARYGTSPIPGKKAYMPNYTLEKMSRQQLEDLRAYVEEMAE
- a CDS encoding efflux RND transporter permease subunit — encoded protein: MAEDQNKKKGLREFALSSLAVDNGTSVFILTLMIFIFGIQAYDSMPKEQFPEVAWPTVYVNTPYFGNSAADIENLVTRPIEKELQSITGIKNIRSTSIQDFSVITAEFSADMDLDDAVRKVKDAVDKAKSELPTDLDQDPTVLDINLSEIPIVTINISGDYSNDELRHFAEYLEDEIEQLDEISSVEIRGALEREIRVDVDLLKMESRQVSFADIENAIAMENITMSGGELLNNEFRRAIRVKGEFNNVGEMENMIVKSENQLPIYLKDIATVTYGYKDLTSIARSDGLPVISLDVVKRQGENLLEASDKIKVIVDDARETFPEDLKISLFNDQSVNTRNEVSNLENSIISGVILVVLVLLFFLGLRNALFVGLAIPLSMLMGILFLYLTGVTMNIVVLFSLILALGLLVDNAIVLVENIYRYMQEGYNGWDAAKYGAGEIAMPIIASTATTLAAFLPLAFWPGIMGEFMKYMPITLIIVLTSSLFVALVINTVFTSRFMKVDERADDAAVRRRRRKNILIISAGMIVLAVLFHFTGVLAGRNFLAIGAGIILLNWFILRPSAFYFQNRFLPVLENAYDRFARRALNVPGVIFGGTFVLLFAAIALLAVNAPKVIFFPSADPIYINAFVELPLGKDIEATNRVARELETRIQKIIEPYSGIVEAVLTQIGENTADPNTPPEPGASPNKARLTVSFVPANERGGVSTFEVMEKIREAVRGIPGVKITVDKNADGPSAGKPINLEIQGEDIDRLALLSEDLIKFFNSKNIPGVEELQADVKIGKPELIVNIDREAARRYEISTFDIANAIRTSVFGKEVSKFKEGEDEYPIFVRLDESYRNDIDNLLNQKITFRSPATGQISQVPISAVADIQYTSTYSSIKRKDLDRVITVYSNVLEGYNANEIIEEMRGWMEQYPLPTGYSYEFTGEQQQQAEDMGFLNMAFLIALFSIFIIIVAQFNSVSSPFIIILSVLFSTIGVFLGYAFSGRDISVIFTGVGIISLAGVVVNNAIVLIDYTNLLVSRRKEKLGYGKNQDLSVEDMKEAIVRAGATRLRPVLLTAITTVLGLIPLAVGFNFNFFTLITDLDPQIFIGGDNTAIWGPMAWTVIYGLIFATFLTLIVVPVMFLLSYRLRLGILKLFRGGEDKDATVSTVLE
- a CDS encoding BrxA/BrxB family bacilliredoxin; its protein translation is MYPAELTMPMAQDLTNYGFESLTTAAQVDEALDNTEGTVMVVVNSVCGCAAANARPGAKLAIQHDKKPERTVTVFAGVDHEATSRAREYMLPYPPSSPSIALFKDGKLVHFLERHHIEGRSAEIIAANLKMAFDRYC
- the pdxH gene encoding pyridoxamine 5'-phosphate oxidase; protein product: MLDIQKLRKDYTAHTLELEGVSAEPLAQFRAWFEQAVEAQVPEPNAMTLATCTPEGKPSARIVLLKGVEEEGFVFFTNYNSRKGRELEQNPRAALVFLWHELQRQVRVEGTVKKISPEASTLYFQSRPKGSQIGAWASPQSSPIVSRSILEQKAEDLAGQYAAVPHLPRPHYWGGYALTPTSVEFWQGRSSRLHDRIRYRLEGNGAWKAERLAP